The Stenotrophomonas maltophilia sequence GCCGACCAGCGCGGTCCTTCGAAGTGCGAGAACAGCTGCAGGTGGGCGAAGCGCTTGGTGAACCACAGGTAGGTGGCGAAGGCGATCGCCTGCAGCCACATCATCACCGCCGAGGCGATGCCCAGGCCCTCGGCACCCATTTCCGGGAAGCCGAGCTTGCCGTTGGCCAGCACGTAGCCCATCGGCGCCAGCACCAGCAGGCCGCCGAAGCCGAGCAGCATGGTCGGCAGCGTCCAATGCATGCCTTCACTGAGGTAGCGCATGCAGAAGTACAGGGTCAGCGCCGGGCCACCCCAGCGCACCGCATGCAGGAACGCGGTGGCACCCGGCACGATGTCCGGCGCGATGCCGAAGGCCGGCAGCAGCGGCGGCACCACCGTGAGGAAGGTGAACATGATCAGGCCCAGGCCCAATGCCAGCCACAGTGCCTGGCGGAACAGCGGGCCGATCTCGCGCTCGCGGCCGGCGCCATGCAGCTGCGACACCGAAGCGGTAAGCGAGATCAGGGTACCGATCGGGATCAGCATCGGCAGCCACAGCAGCGCCGTGCCGATGGTCACCGCGGCCAGGGTCGCGGTGGCATGGTGGCCGGCAATCACGTTGTCAACGAAGGAGATCAGACCGGTGGATACATGCCCGAGCACAAGCGGCAGGGCGAGCAGACCGGTGGCGCCGACTTCCTTGCTGAAGCGCGGCGTGGAGGTTGCAGTAGACATAAGGTGCTTGACGCGAACTACGGTTGCGCGCGAAGGGCACAGGCACCGGGTTGCGGCCGGTCATCTTACGCGCGCAGCGCGCGCATTCCCATGACATGGCGTGAATGCTGGGTTCCGGCAGGCCCCGGCATCATGCGTTGCGATCGCGTTACGAACAGAAAAAGGGGACGGAGGGGATTAAGTCGTTTCAAGCCCGACTGTGCCGAACACGACTTAATCCCCTCCGTCCCCTTTGTTTACTGGCCGGCCTGGCGCTTGAGCCAGGTGTCGCGCTCGGCGGCGGGCACGGCGAGGAACGCACCACGCACCTTGTCGCGTTCCTGCGGTGGCGTGCGCTGCGCGACCAGGGTCAGCTGGGCCAGCTGCGCCGGGCTGAGCTGGCGCAGCACGGCCAGCGCGGCTTCGCGCTGTTCCGGTGGCACGAAGCCGAACAGGCCGTGCAGCTTGGGGAACTCCAGTCCCAGCTGCGGGCCCAGCCGCCAGCCTTCACGGAACGCCTGGTCCTGCGCCTGGAACTGCTGGCGCAGACGCTGCTGCTGGTCCGCCGGCAGCGCGTTGAACCGCGCCGCAGCCTGCCGGATGCGCTCCCGCTCGCTCTCCGGCAGGGCGCGCCAGGCTGCGTAGTCGGCACGGCGCTGACGCTGCTGCGGAGCATCGAGCTCGGCAAACGATGCGGGCGCAGCAGGTGCGGCGGCCGGGGCTGGCGCGGCAGATGACGTGGCCGGCACCGCCGGCGGCAACGGCACGTTCAAGGTCTGCGGCGCGGCGGACAGCGACAACGGCAGGGCCAGCAGCAGGCTGGCGAACAGGGTCTTATTCATCGGCGGCAGCCGTTTCCAGCGTAGCGCTGGCTGGCTCCGGCCGGCTCGGCCTTGATTGCGATTCATCCACCGGCAACGGGCCGCCGGCGGCGGTCCAGGCATACAGATCGGCATCGGCCACCAGCGGATAGTCGCGGTCGGCCAGCATCGTGGCGTCGTCGGAGGCCTGGGCCGGGGCCGCATCCGGCGTGGCGTTGACCTTGCTCGGCGGAAGAGCTTCCACCGTGACCGGGCCGGCTTCACCCACGACACCTTCCGGCAGTGGAGCATCGCTACCGGATGAATGCCCTTGCCAGTAGCGCCAGCCCAGCGCCGCGGCCAACAGCACCGCCACCGTCACCAGCAGGATCACTGGACCGCGCCAGCGCGGCCTGGCGTTGGGGCGCCGCCGCTTGCCGTGGGCGGCTGCACGATCATCGCGCTGCGGTGCGCGCCAACTGGTCGAGGGAGCTTCATTGCTGGCCGCTGGTGCAGCCGGCTGCTGCAGCTGCTGCAGACGCTTGGCCGGCAGGTCGCGGATGCGCAGTTGCACCTGTTCGGCCAGCTGGCGCCAGGCCGACGCATCGGGCTGGCCGTGTGCATCGCGGGGGCAGGCATCAGCCAGCAGGTGCTGGTAGCCCGCTTCGTCCTGGTCGAGCACGCGCATGGCGATGCCCTCGTCCAGACTGCCGCCCACCCGCAGCAGGAGTGCCAAGCGCGGCAGCGGCCCCATCTCGCCCAGCGCAGCCAACGGCGGCAGCCACTGGCCGCCCACCGGCTCGCGCAACGCCTGGCGCTGGCCCAGCAGGGTCCAGAAGCGGGTCGGCCACTGCGCCATCGGCAGGTCGCTGGCGACTGCGGCAAAGGCGCGCATCACCGCCACCAGGGTCTGCTCGGCACGCGCGGCATCGCCGCACTGCAGCTCAGCCACCACCAGGGCGCGGCGCTCGACGCCGCGCAGGAACGCCGACAGCGCGCCGGCCGCGGTCGAGGAAACAGGGGCGGGCACAGCCGTCATCGGTCACTCCAAAGGTCTGCCGGCATGATAGCGGCAGCCCATCGGCACCCGTAGGACTTGCGCGTAAAGGCACTTCGTGCTGCAGGTTGTGCACAGCACCACGCCCGCCTCGGGGAAAACTGCGGCATCCAGCTGAATTCACTCTGTTTCAGCAATGTTTCACACTCAAGTTGTTGATTTTGAATGACTTTGAAGTGTGGCGATTTTTTGACCAACCCAAGCGTGAGCTCGTCGCCATCGGCTTCCTGCGTTCCCGTCGACCGGTAACGCACAACGTTATCCACAGAACATGTGGATAAGACTGAATCTCCAATGGACACCGATATTTAGGTGACATTTATGATTCAACGGGGGCTCCCCGGCCGCCTCTGCCCCCTGCCATTCGCGCGCGCATGGCCCGTTACACTGGCCCGATGCTTTCACCCATTCCGACCCTGCAGGTCGCCCTGCCCGTCCCGCTGCCACGCCTGTTCGACTACCTGTCGCCGGAGGGCGATGGCCCCACGGCCGCGGTCGGCTGTCGCCTCAAGGTGCCGTTCGGCAACCGCGAACTGGTCGGCGTGGTGGTCGGCCACGGCCAGACCGATGACGGCCAGGGACTGCGCCAGGCCCTGGCCTGGTGCGACCCGCAACCGCTGCTGCAGGGCGAGCTCTGGCAGAGCCTGCAGTGGCTGGCGCGCTACACCCATGCACCACTGGGCGAGGTGCTGAGCACCGCCCT is a genomic window containing:
- a CDS encoding DUF3106 domain-containing protein — encoded protein: MNKTLFASLLLALPLSLSAAPQTLNVPLPPAVPATSSAAPAPAAAPAAPASFAELDAPQQRQRRADYAAWRALPESERERIRQAAARFNALPADQQQRLRQQFQAQDQAFREGWRLGPQLGLEFPKLHGLFGFVPPEQREAALAVLRQLSPAQLAQLTLVAQRTPPQERDKVRGAFLAVPAAERDTWLKRQAGQ
- a CDS encoding MATE family efflux transporter, which gives rise to MSTATSTPRFSKEVGATGLLALPLVLGHVSTGLISFVDNVIAGHHATATLAAVTIGTALLWLPMLIPIGTLISLTASVSQLHGAGREREIGPLFRQALWLALGLGLIMFTFLTVVPPLLPAFGIAPDIVPGATAFLHAVRWGGPALTLYFCMRYLSEGMHWTLPTMLLGFGGLLVLAPMGYVLANGKLGFPEMGAEGLGIASAVMMWLQAIAFATYLWFTKRFAHLQLFSHFEGPRWSAIWDLLRTGLPIGITVLMEGGLFIVTALLIGRLGANEAAAHQIAINVAQLCFMIPMGVAEATTVRVGHAVGRGDGFGVRRAAWAGYAIIMGTQTLSAAVLLFGHDAIVGVYTNDLAVAGLASTLLLYAATFQFPDGIQVLSAGALRGLKDTRVPMFIAMFAYWGLGMPLGAGLGLGLGMGPQGMWIGLIVGLTAAAILMGWRLRRSSLRIGQSVLS